One part of the Streptomyces sp. NBC_00286 genome encodes these proteins:
- a CDS encoding HAD family hydrolase, whose amino-acid sequence MTAETGNVAEELRGLIAGARFVLFDFDGPICKLFAGHTAEQVAKDQVRWLEERGLRGLLTEEEQTEPDPHVVLRLVDGRHPDSDLVFELEKRLSLQELRAVESAYPTEYVDPLIRTWHALGARLAVATNNSPLAATRYLATRGLSECFAPHIYGRTQDLSLLKPNPHCLNRALHALGAKPSEALMIGDTASDFEAAMSAGVRFLGYARNEAKDRALRKAGAEVVVESFEPLLEMLRERGR is encoded by the coding sequence GTGACAGCAGAGACAGGGAACGTGGCAGAGGAACTGAGGGGACTGATCGCCGGAGCGCGCTTTGTGCTCTTCGACTTCGACGGCCCGATATGCAAGTTGTTCGCGGGGCACACGGCGGAGCAGGTGGCCAAGGACCAGGTGCGGTGGCTGGAGGAGAGAGGCCTGCGCGGGCTCCTCACGGAGGAGGAGCAGACAGAACCCGATCCGCACGTCGTGCTGCGGCTGGTCGATGGCCGGCATCCTGACAGTGATCTGGTATTCGAGCTGGAGAAACGTCTCAGCCTGCAGGAGCTGAGAGCCGTGGAGTCGGCGTATCCCACGGAGTACGTGGATCCGCTGATCCGGACCTGGCACGCGCTGGGCGCCCGGCTGGCCGTCGCGACCAACAACTCCCCGCTGGCAGCCACCCGTTACCTGGCCACCCGCGGCCTGTCGGAGTGCTTCGCCCCGCACATCTACGGCCGTACGCAGGACCTCTCGCTCCTGAAGCCGAATCCCCACTGCCTGAACCGCGCTCTGCACGCCCTGGGCGCCAAGCCCTCCGAAGCGCTCATGATTGGTGACACGGCATCGGACTTCGAAGCGGCCATGAGCGCCGGAGTCCGCTTCTTGGGTTACGCGCGTAACGAAGCCAAGGACAGGGCGCTGCGGAAGGCCGGAGCCGAAGTGGTCGTGGAGTCGTTCGAGCCCCTCCTGGAGATGCTCCGCGAGCGGGGGCGGTGA
- a CDS encoding winged helix-turn-helix domain-containing protein — MVVDAERAAANGRNRSQRSQRPQRSHREVAEALRSRIRSGELQPGQRMPTQAKLADEFGVERGAVRQALRILQSEHLLSNVSKGRPATVAEDADKALPGPETPQPTMVALAPRIAAAFEAPHVEIDALCLTAVSLTLAMGEPLRLIHEGRMKPAKVDVRVLLPSRDIDLAFPVPVDGGSDDDVVHERWLAQRNAQGQVLRHNLLALRATHGIDVHVTFRALPFTPPVKLYLLNGAEALFAYYTLTRRGEQIDHERLDVYDAQGTRSMLFPFEQGPVLRDTTFVEQSHLWFNALWETISLELELTN; from the coding sequence TTGGTTGTGGACGCGGAACGCGCTGCCGCCAATGGGCGGAATCGGTCTCAACGGTCCCAGCGGCCGCAGCGGTCACACCGAGAGGTCGCTGAGGCGCTGCGCAGTCGGATCAGGTCCGGCGAGCTGCAGCCGGGCCAGCGCATGCCCACGCAGGCCAAACTGGCCGACGAGTTCGGCGTCGAGCGCGGTGCCGTACGCCAGGCGCTGCGCATCCTGCAGTCGGAGCATCTGCTGTCCAACGTGTCCAAAGGGCGTCCTGCGACCGTCGCCGAGGACGCGGACAAGGCCCTGCCCGGGCCCGAGACACCGCAGCCCACCATGGTGGCGCTGGCGCCGCGGATAGCGGCCGCGTTCGAGGCCCCGCATGTGGAGATCGACGCCCTGTGCCTGACGGCGGTCTCACTCACGCTCGCCATGGGCGAACCCCTCCGGCTCATCCACGAGGGCCGTATGAAACCGGCCAAGGTCGACGTCCGGGTCCTGCTGCCGAGCCGCGACATCGACCTCGCGTTCCCCGTCCCGGTGGACGGCGGCAGCGATGACGACGTGGTGCACGAGCGCTGGCTGGCCCAGCGCAACGCCCAGGGCCAGGTGCTTCGCCACAATCTGCTGGCTCTACGGGCCACCCATGGCATCGACGTCCATGTCACGTTCCGCGCGCTGCCGTTCACGCCGCCGGTGAAGTTGTACCTGCTCAACGGGGCGGAGGCGCTGTTCGCGTACTACACGCTCACGCGGCGCGGCGAGCAGATCGACCATGAGCGACTGGATGTGTACGACGCCCAAGGCACGCGGTCCATGCTGTTCCCCTTCGAGCAGGGGCCCGTGCTGCGGGACACCACGTTCGTGGAGCAGTCGCATCTGTGGTTCAACGCACTGTGGGAGACCATCAGTCTGGAGCTTGAGCTCACAAACTGA
- a CDS encoding S8 family peptidase: MANGPMDRRAFGERPNGQGGPGMGQGTEYTGRYVILLDPSNQESGLNALRSSADIASVERVRGAEVGNVSELLERPDVSVHFEEIGAAVVEVRSDQRHALVTTAEAEPTILAAEPERMVYAMPITAPTQAPTEFYPAYRSDEEIVDRHTRAEIAAAQGPASDEQSFTWGLQAIRANLSHLTGRGVKVAVLDTGVDITHPDLVGCIEDTMSFVVGEAVEDGNGHGTHCIGTVAGPAKPQQGPRYGVACDARILAGKVLNNGGSGADGQILAGMAWAVARGARVISMSLGGLVRPGELFPQTYEILAQRALERGTVIVAAAGNDSDRPPVIHPVSRPANCPSILAVAALDRALTPSFFSNGGINGQGGEINIAAPGRDVRSAAPRGRYQNLNGTSMATPHVAGVLALLAEANPNGSATDLVARLKAGAFPLAQPVRDVGSGLLQAP, encoded by the coding sequence ATGGCGAACGGACCCATGGACAGGCGCGCCTTCGGCGAGCGGCCCAACGGGCAGGGCGGGCCGGGTATGGGCCAGGGCACGGAGTACACCGGCCGGTACGTGATCCTGCTCGACCCGAGCAACCAGGAGAGCGGACTGAACGCCCTGCGTTCCTCCGCCGACATCGCGTCCGTCGAGCGCGTCCGCGGAGCCGAGGTGGGGAACGTATCCGAACTGCTGGAACGCCCCGACGTCTCGGTGCACTTCGAGGAAATCGGCGCCGCCGTCGTCGAGGTGCGGTCCGACCAGCGTCACGCGCTGGTGACCACGGCCGAGGCCGAGCCGACGATCCTCGCGGCGGAGCCGGAGCGCATGGTGTACGCGATGCCGATCACCGCCCCGACGCAAGCGCCGACGGAGTTCTACCCGGCCTACCGCAGTGACGAGGAGATCGTCGACCGCCACACCAGGGCGGAGATCGCCGCCGCTCAGGGCCCGGCCTCGGACGAACAGAGCTTCACCTGGGGCCTTCAGGCGATCCGTGCCAATCTGTCCCACCTGACCGGACGCGGTGTGAAGGTCGCCGTCCTCGACACCGGCGTGGACATCACCCACCCGGACCTGGTCGGCTGCATCGAAGACACCATGTCCTTCGTGGTCGGCGAGGCGGTCGAGGACGGCAACGGCCACGGCACCCACTGCATCGGCACCGTCGCCGGCCCGGCCAAACCCCAGCAGGGACCCCGGTACGGCGTTGCCTGCGACGCCCGGATCCTCGCCGGAAAGGTCCTCAACAACGGGGGCAGCGGCGCGGACGGCCAGATCCTGGCGGGCATGGCCTGGGCCGTCGCCCGCGGTGCGCGGGTGATCTCCATGTCGCTCGGTGGCCTGGTCAGGCCGGGTGAGCTGTTCCCGCAGACGTACGAGATCCTCGCCCAGCGCGCGCTCGAGCGCGGGACGGTGATCGTCGCCGCGGCGGGCAACGACAGCGACCGGCCCCCGGTCATCCACCCCGTCAGCCGGCCAGCCAACTGTCCCTCCATCCTCGCGGTGGCCGCCCTCGACAGGGCGCTCACTCCGTCGTTCTTCTCCAACGGCGGCATCAACGGCCAGGGCGGCGAGATCAACATCGCCGCGCCCGGCAGGGACGTACGCTCGGCCGCCCCCCGCGGCAGGTACCAGAACCTGAACGGCACGAGCATGGCCACACCGCACGTCGCCGGTGTCCTCGCCCTGCTCGCCGAGGCCAACCCCAACGGGTCCGCGACCGATCTCGTCGCCCGTCTGAAAGCGGGCGCGTTCCCGCTGGCGCAGCCCGTCAGGGACGTCGGCTCCGGCCTGCTCCAGGCCCCGTGA
- a CDS encoding GntR family transcriptional regulator, with the protein MAEGWVGDGGGREFERVLDALRTRLTDGTYEVGDRLPPQRELADHFNVSRDTVQRVLKALAGEGWIESRQGSGTRVITTQRIQSPTAKAAQPGRGVTLGSLISKAFEQPEITLDAYTLTSESLDAHVRVQVERIRAGEIAPQRIALRMLLPSETLELPYPRAKDPAYDEAMRQRLLAITRLHTTSLQGALRELRTEGLVPNVDVKIRHAPLTPTFKLYLFNGDEVLHGPYEVIERPISLDSGEEIEALDVLGFGATLTHYVKDEDPNSQGSVSVGSMQSWFDSVWNLLAE; encoded by the coding sequence GTGGCTGAGGGTTGGGTCGGCGATGGGGGCGGCAGAGAGTTCGAGCGCGTGCTGGACGCGCTGCGGACTCGCTTGACCGACGGCACGTACGAGGTCGGTGACCGTCTGCCGCCGCAGCGGGAGCTCGCCGATCACTTCAACGTTTCCCGGGACACGGTGCAGCGCGTCCTCAAGGCGTTGGCCGGAGAGGGGTGGATCGAGTCCCGCCAGGGCAGTGGGACCCGGGTGATCACGACCCAGCGGATACAGTCCCCGACGGCGAAGGCGGCGCAGCCGGGCCGTGGTGTGACGCTGGGCAGCCTCATCAGTAAGGCGTTCGAGCAGCCCGAGATCACTCTGGATGCCTACACACTGACCTCCGAGTCCCTCGACGCCCATGTCAGGGTGCAGGTCGAACGCATCCGCGCGGGAGAGATAGCGCCGCAGCGCATCGCTCTGCGCATGCTGCTCCCGTCCGAGACGCTCGAACTTCCCTACCCGCGAGCCAAGGACCCGGCTTACGACGAGGCCATGAGGCAACGGCTGCTCGCCATCACCCGCCTGCACACGACGTCGCTGCAAGGCGCCCTACGGGAACTGCGAACCGAGGGTCTGGTCCCCAACGTCGACGTCAAGATCCGTCATGCGCCGCTGACCCCCACGTTCAAGCTGTATCTGTTCAACGGTGACGAAGTGCTGCACGGTCCGTACGAGGTGATCGAGCGCCCCATCAGTCTGGACAGCGGCGAGGAGATCGAGGCGCTCGATGTCCTCGGCTTCGGCGCCACCCTCACGCATTACGTCAAGGATGAGGATCCGAATTCGCAGGGATCGGTCTCTGTCGGCAGCATGCAGTCTTGGTTCGACTCCGTCTGGAACTTGCTCGCGGAGTGA
- a CDS encoding phosphotransferase family protein — translation MSGGHHNRNYVLPLTEDMSRHVRRDAGTSVTVRIRKPEAVPVVIRTWQHESEILNAIKGVLPHVPECLAERGGSAVHSYVEGVPLSNVCPNGKPVDRLLIKALAELLAQMSQVRRETLPPLPAVWPLNDKDSQGFLRTLARLADRQIRQPNWTAFGGLFAALGIPEDALTRLADRVPAMARRPYSLLHADLHRDNVIVTYSGAPPLICVDWELASYGDPLHDLATHLVRMRYPEFQWDEVIDAWAEAVQATRPLAVNGLAKDLRHYVDFERAQSVFPDVMRAAKSLEESFDQKSLDEATASVRSALEAAAKPLRLASVASETEIERVLYRWQVSRLDRLQGVRSVNVISWDPDPRVPEHPDFPRSAVFDALIAEGAAPASRVFKGTAHLNSVVRVPGIGFPVVVRRKVASVSRREPSFLSEHAVLRAIERSRVAVTAPRVLALGTSYQNDPFAIHTYVGPPDGDQPPSHPVHGLLPHEADGLVDQLCALAEVDYGPLDPFAEYGAEWEFYRWLSEQLVALVRELPKESKQMARVLGLPDAPGLRRILSRHRVTPRSLSLLHGDLNPWNLVRRDDPFALTIIDWEMAMVGDPLYDLVRHMHLTPTRPEIRERMFRRWAGKLPVAHTKDWQQDWRVYRWIESVRSAYVDLDRLVTGASLDAPNVRRAVDSYAVTLAVAKGSLGMPTRATANPYLARALPYGDHGGISRAGFTVGA, via the coding sequence ATGAGCGGCGGTCATCACAACCGCAACTATGTGCTGCCTCTTACCGAGGACATGTCCCGCCATGTGCGGCGCGATGCCGGCACATCCGTGACGGTGCGGATCCGCAAGCCCGAGGCCGTGCCGGTCGTGATCAGGACCTGGCAGCACGAGTCGGAGATTCTGAACGCGATCAAGGGCGTCCTGCCCCACGTACCGGAGTGCCTGGCCGAGCGTGGAGGTTCTGCGGTCCACAGCTACGTGGAGGGTGTTCCGCTCTCCAACGTGTGCCCGAACGGCAAACCGGTCGACAGGCTGCTGATCAAAGCGCTGGCCGAGCTGCTGGCACAGATGTCCCAGGTGCGCAGGGAGACGTTGCCGCCGCTGCCCGCTGTCTGGCCGCTCAACGACAAGGACAGCCAGGGGTTCCTGCGGACGCTGGCGCGCCTCGCGGACCGACAGATCCGTCAGCCCAATTGGACTGCTTTCGGAGGGCTGTTCGCAGCCTTGGGTATCCCCGAGGACGCTCTGACCAGGCTGGCCGACCGGGTGCCCGCCATGGCTCGCCGCCCGTACAGCCTGCTGCACGCGGATCTTCACCGGGACAACGTGATCGTGACCTACAGCGGTGCCCCGCCCCTGATCTGCGTGGACTGGGAACTCGCGTCCTACGGGGACCCTCTGCACGACCTCGCCACACACCTCGTCCGCATGCGGTATCCGGAGTTCCAGTGGGACGAGGTGATCGACGCGTGGGCCGAGGCCGTACAGGCGACGCGCCCTCTCGCCGTGAACGGGCTCGCCAAGGACCTGCGCCACTACGTCGACTTCGAGCGGGCCCAGTCCGTCTTCCCTGATGTGATGCGTGCGGCGAAGTCGCTAGAAGAATCGTTCGACCAGAAAAGCCTGGACGAGGCGACGGCATCCGTGCGCAGTGCTCTGGAAGCCGCCGCGAAACCTCTTCGACTCGCCAGTGTGGCGAGCGAGACGGAGATCGAGAGAGTTCTCTACCGGTGGCAGGTGTCCCGGCTTGATCGGCTCCAGGGTGTCCGGTCGGTCAACGTCATCAGCTGGGATCCGGATCCGAGGGTTCCCGAGCATCCCGACTTTCCGAGGTCCGCGGTATTCGACGCGTTGATCGCGGAGGGGGCGGCCCCCGCGAGCCGGGTGTTCAAGGGCACCGCACACCTCAACTCGGTGGTCCGGGTCCCGGGTATCGGCTTTCCAGTCGTCGTACGCCGCAAGGTGGCATCGGTCAGCCGCCGGGAGCCCAGCTTTCTCAGCGAGCACGCCGTGCTCCGGGCCATCGAACGGTCCCGGGTCGCGGTGACGGCGCCGCGGGTGCTGGCCCTGGGCACGAGCTATCAGAACGACCCGTTCGCCATCCACACCTATGTCGGTCCGCCTGACGGTGATCAGCCCCCCAGCCATCCGGTGCACGGACTGCTGCCTCATGAGGCGGACGGGCTCGTGGACCAGCTCTGCGCGCTGGCCGAGGTCGATTACGGTCCCTTGGACCCGTTCGCTGAGTACGGAGCTGAGTGGGAGTTCTACAGGTGGCTGAGTGAGCAGCTGGTGGCGCTGGTCCGGGAACTGCCCAAGGAATCGAAGCAGATGGCACGCGTCCTCGGCCTGCCCGATGCCCCCGGGCTGAGGAGGATCCTGTCCCGGCATCGCGTGACTCCGCGCTCGCTGTCCCTGCTGCACGGTGATCTGAATCCCTGGAACCTCGTGCGCCGCGACGACCCATTCGCCCTCACCATCATCGACTGGGAAATGGCGATGGTCGGCGACCCGCTGTACGACCTGGTCCGGCACATGCATCTCACTCCGACCCGGCCCGAGATCCGCGAGCGCATGTTCCGCCGCTGGGCGGGCAAGCTTCCCGTCGCGCACACGAAGGACTGGCAGCAGGACTGGCGCGTCTACCGGTGGATCGAGAGCGTCCGCTCTGCCTACGTGGATCTCGACCGCCTGGTCACCGGCGCCAGCCTCGACGCTCCGAACGTCCGCAGGGCGGTCGACTCGTACGCCGTGACCCTCGCGGTGGCCAAGGGGTCACTCGGCATGCCTACCCGTGCTACCGCGAACCCCTATCTTGCCCGCGCGTTGCCGTACGGAGACCATGGCGGCATCAGTCGGGCCGGGTTCACTGTGGGCGCATGA
- a CDS encoding GNAT family N-acetyltransferase yields the protein MSRHQDIQGPGVRDIDVRQITETEIPDWIRALNTGFLRPPAISEAEIADRSSYIVPERTLGAFDGGRCVATFRSFAQELTVVGGDVVPADAITNVSVTSTHRRRGLLTRMMARDLAAAKERGDVVATLIAAEYPIYGRYGFGPATTATEWTIEVPRSGLDPRWAGPDDGGRIDLVDGEDVRKIGPELHERLRRVQPGVVDRGERWWQVNTGVLTLDRASWTEPFYAVYRNADGEVEGLLPYISDGEWDDDAKLPLNTAKVKGMIAVSPAAERALWQHVCSVDWVTAVKTGHRAPDDLLPHLLPDPRAARLTTQADWLWVRILDVVRALEARTYTGTGTLVLEVTDGDGLSAGRYRLDASPDGAGCSRTNDAAELTLGAGELAALWLGDESAVRLAALGRVAESRAGAATTADALLRTSRRPWCPDVF from the coding sequence ATGAGCCGTCACCAGGACATACAGGGCCCGGGCGTGCGGGACATCGACGTACGCCAGATCACCGAGACCGAGATCCCGGACTGGATCCGCGCACTGAACACCGGGTTTCTGCGACCGCCCGCCATCTCGGAGGCGGAGATCGCGGACCGGAGTTCGTACATCGTGCCGGAGCGCACGCTGGGAGCCTTCGACGGCGGGCGGTGCGTGGCGACGTTCCGGTCGTTCGCGCAGGAGCTCACGGTGGTGGGCGGCGACGTCGTACCCGCCGATGCCATCACGAATGTGAGCGTCACTTCCACCCACCGGCGGCGCGGGCTGCTCACGCGGATGATGGCGCGGGACCTGGCCGCCGCGAAGGAACGGGGCGACGTGGTGGCGACGTTGATCGCGGCCGAGTATCCGATCTACGGGCGGTACGGCTTCGGGCCGGCCACCACGGCCACCGAGTGGACGATCGAGGTGCCGCGGTCGGGGCTGGACCCCCGGTGGGCGGGCCCGGACGACGGCGGGCGGATCGACCTGGTGGACGGCGAGGACGTACGCAAGATCGGTCCGGAGCTGCACGAGCGGCTCAGGCGGGTGCAGCCGGGGGTGGTCGACAGGGGCGAGCGGTGGTGGCAGGTCAACACCGGTGTGCTGACGCTGGACCGGGCCTCGTGGACCGAGCCCTTCTACGCCGTGTACCGGAACGCCGACGGCGAGGTCGAGGGCCTGCTCCCCTACATCTCGGACGGGGAGTGGGACGACGACGCCAAGCTGCCGCTGAACACGGCGAAGGTGAAGGGCATGATCGCGGTGTCGCCGGCCGCCGAGCGCGCGCTGTGGCAGCACGTCTGCTCGGTGGACTGGGTCACGGCGGTGAAGACGGGCCATCGCGCTCCGGACGACCTGCTGCCGCACCTGCTGCCGGACCCGCGGGCGGCGCGGCTCACCACGCAGGCCGACTGGCTGTGGGTACGGATCCTGGATGTCGTACGGGCTCTTGAGGCGCGTACGTACACCGGTACCGGGACGCTCGTACTGGAGGTCACGGACGGGGACGGTCTGTCGGCCGGGCGGTACCGGCTGGACGCGTCACCGGACGGGGCGGGCTGCTCGCGAACCAACGACGCCGCCGAACTCACGCTGGGCGCAGGTGAGTTGGCGGCGCTCTGGCTCGGGGACGAGTCGGCGGTGCGGCTCGCCGCGCTCGGCCGGGTGGCCGAGTCGCGGGCGGGCGCCGCGACCACCGCCGACGCCCTGTTGCGTACGTCCAGGCGGCCTTGGTGCCCGGACGTCTTCTGA
- a CDS encoding nitroreductase/quinone reductase family protein translates to MPNDFNQPVIEEFRSNAGQVGGYFEGARLLLLTTTGARTGTRHTTPVGYLPDGDRVLVIASAGGAPKHPDWFSNLVAHPQVTVETGVFTYEARAVVLQGEERDQLFARAVEAEPGWAEYQAKTDRLLPVVALHEIPSDGPPNVAASSMGEYLQVIHDAFRRELALIRKEFADAGPGTTALGAQLRVNCLTFCQGLHNHHTGEDVAMFPALAARHPELAPVIERLSQEHEQIAALVEELKAVIDTVGPGSEGSPTPVRNELAGTELARRDLVRKEVDRLTDALEAHLMYEEEQLIPILDASA, encoded by the coding sequence ATGCCCAACGACTTCAACCAACCAGTCATCGAAGAGTTCCGCAGCAACGCCGGCCAGGTGGGCGGCTATTTCGAAGGAGCCCGGCTGCTCCTGCTGACCACCACGGGAGCCCGTACCGGCACCCGGCACACCACCCCCGTGGGCTACCTCCCCGACGGCGACAGGGTCCTGGTCATCGCCTCGGCAGGCGGTGCACCGAAGCACCCGGACTGGTTCAGCAACCTCGTCGCCCACCCCCAAGTCACCGTGGAAACAGGGGTGTTCACGTACGAGGCGCGGGCCGTTGTACTGCAGGGCGAGGAACGCGATCAGCTTTTCGCGCGGGCCGTCGAGGCCGAGCCGGGCTGGGCGGAGTACCAGGCGAAGACGGACCGCCTGCTCCCCGTGGTCGCCCTGCACGAGATCCCGAGCGACGGCCCGCCGAACGTGGCCGCCTCGTCGATGGGTGAGTACCTCCAGGTCATCCACGACGCGTTCCGCCGCGAACTCGCCCTGATCCGCAAGGAATTCGCCGACGCAGGGCCGGGCACCACCGCCCTCGGCGCCCAGCTCCGCGTCAACTGCCTGACCTTCTGCCAGGGCCTGCACAACCACCACACCGGCGAGGATGTCGCCATGTTCCCGGCCCTCGCCGCCCGCCACCCCGAACTCGCCCCGGTCATCGAGCGGTTGAGCCAGGAGCATGAGCAGATCGCTGCGCTGGTGGAGGAGTTGAAGGCAGTCATCGACACCGTGGGCCCAGGGAGCGAGGGCTCCCCCACACCCGTACGCAACGAACTCGCAGGCACGGAACTCGCCCGCAGGGACCTCGTACGCAAGGAAGTCGACCGCCTCACGGACGCACTCGAAGCCCATCTGATGTATGAGGAGGAGCAGTTGATCCCCATACTCGACGCGTCGGCGTGA
- a CDS encoding winged helix-turn-helix domain-containing protein — protein MVVTQENVAVNGSRRLTPQEIADILRDRIRGGELKAGDRLPTQAELAEEFGVERGTVRQALRALQEDGLLSNVSKGSPPRIAEVSPSTDEPQPTMVGLAPQLMEAFKAKHVRIDAACLTAETLLTALAEPVRHIHEGTIRPESIDVRILLPSRKINLAFPVSVEGSSDDDAIHRRWLEQRNAQGHVLRHNLHSLRASHGIDVHVTFRALPFTPPVKLYLLNGVEALMAYYMLTRREEEWDTGTLDMYDALGSQSLLFSFEKAASERDAAFVEQSQMWFDALWATITTDLTLS, from the coding sequence TTGGTTGTGACCCAGGAGAACGTCGCAGTGAACGGCAGCAGAAGGCTCACGCCCCAGGAGATCGCCGACATCCTCAGGGACCGCATTCGCGGCGGCGAGCTGAAGGCGGGCGACCGCCTGCCCACGCAGGCCGAACTCGCCGAGGAGTTCGGCGTGGAACGCGGCACGGTCCGCCAGGCCCTCCGCGCCCTCCAGGAAGACGGCCTGCTCAGCAACGTCAGCAAGGGCAGCCCGCCGCGGATCGCCGAGGTGTCCCCGTCCACCGACGAGCCCCAGCCGACGATGGTGGGCCTGGCTCCGCAGCTGATGGAGGCCTTCAAGGCCAAGCACGTACGCATCGACGCGGCCTGCCTCACCGCCGAGACCCTGCTGACGGCCCTGGCCGAACCGGTGCGCCACATCCACGAGGGCACCATCCGCCCGGAATCCATCGACGTACGTATCCTGCTGCCGTCCCGGAAAATCAACCTGGCCTTCCCTGTCTCGGTGGAGGGCAGCAGCGACGACGACGCGATCCACCGCCGATGGCTGGAGCAGCGCAACGCCCAGGGCCACGTCCTGCGCCACAACCTCCACTCCTTGCGCGCTTCCCACGGCATCGATGTCCATGTGACGTTCCGCGCGCTGCCGTTCACGCCGCCGGTGAAGTTGTACCTGCTCAACGGGGTCGAGGCCTTGATGGCGTACTACATGCTGACGCGCCGTGAGGAGGAGTGGGACACCGGAACCCTCGACATGTACGACGCCTTGGGCTCCCAGTCCCTCCTCTTCTCCTTCGAGAAAGCCGCAAGCGAACGGGACGCGGCCTTCGTTGAACAATCCCAGATGTGGTTCGACGCCCTCTGGGCAACCATCACCACTGACCTGACACTCTCCTAG